From a single Hippoglossus stenolepis isolate QCI-W04-F060 chromosome 2, HSTE1.2, whole genome shotgun sequence genomic region:
- the LOC118120360 gene encoding FERM and PDZ domain-containing protein 1 isoform X1, with protein sequence MEVEDRSRSPSRKTSRVEQVVGRWLRRSRDLGSRSHSLSRDRVAENGKTAESSGSDQRNYPFRFNIQIPRDPTLNSHGLTLSPQAPILVQEVTPGGPADGRLIPGDQLVKINNVAVDDLTPEQTAEIIRECQDTLTMTVLRTMLGPKSSFITPEKRAKLRSNPVKVHFAEEVEVNGHCQGNSLLFLPNVLKVYLENGQTKAFKFEPSTTVKDIVMTLKEKLSLSRIELFSLVLEQQHSISKLLLLHDEERIQQVVQKKEAHDYRCLFRICFMPQNFQTLMQEDPRAFEYLYLQGVNDVLQERFAVEMRCNTALRLAALHIQERLASCGQSSKTNLKIITKTWGIENFVSSTLLRNMREKDLRKAIGYHMKKSQSQHDPKQKGVAVDLARINYLEELAELKSFGGKSFSATMMLQDRESMVTLLVGARYGVSQVVNHKLSILSTLTEFTCITRIELLPESDKVSLVKIYLQDIKPITLLLESVAAKDMSCLIAGYCRVFVDPSLNIFPWIDDPRKHRVSAEEGYVSRCGSNSDDSSDLDMEPLVSLVSFNERLCPRVRSSSDPDGRKRKDKRRYKDREKGVKSWEDKNLKPNEEKDTDTEKEKSLLDMNNEAKIENTEHQEETEGAQDVGQIQIEVADNDSQEQQVKVGEEGKVGVGEEVQVVEDQPSEPSDSCQTDSRVLNSPSSDSLDALEEDDLLLCSSSSSFLNVPSQTYSHIHSPLQLNPYFHRHVQPHLLAPPPAHSHPLIHFTSQDRGGGRCRRSGDGADPQLIAPISTSQNLHHAQKCSSNPCSDESSLCFAELSRLMDFLPSPPEASEDDEDEEEELRRRRDMLKEMDQSVRRAGEGGSVSGEGGCKEYPLSLSPSSDSSHMDFVFNFNQSDARCYYKLCSSITPDSARSLPRPLYHNEGEDCEEVEGNEDKAEELEPIPILQPPPGFGDSSSDEEFFDARDRFTSPEDPTSGALPKDISTEMKLDLLSTLSLSDIRVTHGDKAGRATEDNRGGEEKGGGRETLFELRKRSRKRRSFMETTYTSMVSYPEPDPESKQDPVSNGLHINLLAEDSDAQMLSSDPEPSEQSQNPSPTVSSLTHSEGEPAQLESKPILSKACSHGPGSPSASGSHEPAIETQPSSRTKTQEMEMEPDTMESKSVTDQVKATSPTITVVRCRVDPDGKESADRRGDGKEEGEGQEEMGEGKEEEEKEETTGVSGKGPFTCHMFLPEIVNELQKEEDMGEEKIEAARGYSSQRPLVCPDKQVEANTLPKYLIEGSNGFLGSHLTTQDLNSSVEEYMLEVVRDMSYSPPPPPPSSPLPPLAVFHKSQSDCLVSDEDRSKNVETSSKASSEETPFSKQNHTNKAQLHLQVTTSVNEDETIGVVNSAMTTSDEVSDSTNSDNVFDDDELSNSLNSSLSDKKDDCSLASKHCLRSKSVTAGKGESQMRKKSPTNTEAHTSIHSVNSDYTRAINSITAKLGAATSITSPTFNSASGSQSAVKHVNASYSNQKVDKAQSGSTLPSADANNSLASPSFVKANTDMINDLSKEPPSPTHFRFQACSHSIMGRLSASTLRGKIQNLPLYLSRSQETLHQTGVGNRAQSPAEDSSSNNVEIAIIVTDVHDVTQTIDSELGTISESVDSDDSDTTVTGSEVDGEFFVETTPINTCHSGLEVKDVNSPLPVLTEPKPKHHHQLLHSIQHTPGPITEPPAPIVNSFQRDTSGMTVDTPGPIKLTPEQNMVTTPGEDNSGYKMNYQSTSFPPPIVVTTQNLNRAGLPFHNQSQTVRRTSSDRPLMGLCRPSEQSSDSAKTLSSGCRVFTICEDPSETKTPAELGTTAPLKSEFGCRSVLTSGCESVVDGLQVPLDTCGCPVVYTNCFSGGDSFDDELTVYEFSCRTQSSGVTQTSGAVLPLMTSPTVPSFLSSSSIHSPSFPRSILFSSSTSELSPLLSPLSDTSDCFPSQMHKDIISRLGQQRHLEPPAGFQELRVEVDQLLSILESSGSGRSVAGHGGRHPRDTCPAHFTENKRVLQMEARSLMSSCQKVVGIGQSPMEMLHSLGDSFRTLVKLASICLWFSGCDRCDRRNAEAVAGLADVARSFRDFCLAAERASSKRSCQDLSTKLLAKQCTALTASVFCFTQLFRTLTAL encoded by the exons ATGGAGGTGGAGGACAGGAGCCGCTCCCCATCCCGTAAGACCAGCCGGGTGGAGCAGGTGGTGGGACGATGGCTGAGACGGTCTCGAGACTTAGGCAGCAGGTCTCACTCCCTGAGCAG AGACCGAGTTGCAGAGAATGGGAAGACTGCAGAGTCCAGTGGCTCTGATCAGAGGAATTACCCATTTCGATTCAATATTCAGATTCCTCGGGACCCCACCCTCAACTCTCATGGCCTCACACTCTCCCCCCAAGCCCCCATCCTGGTACAAGAGGTCACCCCAG GTGGTCCTGCAGATGGCCGGCTCATCCCTGGCGACCAGCTTGTGAAGATCAATAACGTCGCTGTGGATGACCTGACCCCAGAGCAAACTGCTGAGATAATCAG GGAGTGTCAAGATACGTTGACAATGACGGTACTCAGAACAATGCTG GGCCCAAAGTCATCATTCATCACACCGGAGAAGAGGGCCAAGCTCAGATCCAACCCCGTAAAAGTTCACTTTGCAGAGGAGGTGGAAGTAAATGGGCACTGTCAG GGTAACTCGCTGCTCTTCCTGCCTAATGTTCTGAAGGTTTATCTGGAGAACGGGCAGACCAAGGCCTTTAAATTTGAACCCAGCACCACGGTCAAG GACATTGTGATGACACTGAAGGAAAAGCTTTCTCTGAGCCGTATTGAACTCTTCTCCCTGgtgctggagcagcagcacagcatcAGTAAACTACTGCTGCTACACGACGAGGAGAGAATTCAGCAG gtggtCCAGAAGAAAGAGGCCCATGACTACAGGTGTCTCTTCCGCATTTGTTTCATGCCCCAAAACTTCCAGACTCTGATGCAGGAGGATCCCAGGGCCTTCGAATACCTCTACCTGCAG GGAGTGAATGATGTGCTGCAGGAGCGCTTTGCTGTAGAGATGAGGTGTAACACTGCCTTGCGACTCGCTGCCCTGCACATCCAGGAGAGGTTGGCGAGCTGTGGACAGTCATCAAAGACCAACCTGAAAATCATCAC GAAGACGTGGGGCATTGAGAACTTTGTGTCATCCACATTGTTGAGGAACATGCGAGAGAAGGATCTGAGGAAGGCCATCGGCTACCACATGAAGAAGAGCCAATCGCAGCACGATCCCAAGCAGAAGGGCGTGGCAGTCGATCTGGCACGGATAAACTACCTGGAGGAGCTGGCAGAGCTCAAGTCATTTGGAGGCAAATCCTTCAGTGCCACCATGATG CTCCAGGACAGGGAATCGATGGTGACCCTGCTGGTGGGGGCGCGGTATGGGGTTAGCCAGGTGGTCAACCACAAGCTTAGCATCCTGTCTACCCTTACAGAGTTCACCTGTATCACACGCATTGAGCTGCTGCCTGAATCAGACAAGGTCAGCCTGGTCAAAATATACCTGCAGGACATTAAG CCCATCACATTGCTGTTGGAGTCAGTGGCAGCCAAAGATATGTCCTGCCTAATAGCAGGGTACTGTCGAGTTTTTGTTGACCCCAGCCTCAACATCTTTCCCTGGATAGATGACCCCAGGAAGCACAGAGTGTCTGCTGAGGAAG GTTACGTCTCCCGCTGTGGCAGCAACTCAGATGACTCCTCAGACCTGGACATGGAACCACTAGTCAGCCTGGTGTCTTTCAACGAGAGGCTGTGCCCCCGTGTCAGATCCTCCTCTGATCCagatggaagaaaaagaaaagacaaaaggagaTACAAAGATAGGGAAAAGGGAGTTAAATCTTGGGaagataaaaatctaaaaccaaatgaagaaaaagataCTGACACTGAAAAGGAAAAGTCTCTGCTAGATATGAATAATGAGGCTAAgattgaaaacactgaacaccaagaggagacagaaggagcgCAGGATGTTGGACAAATACAGATTGAAGTAGCAGACAATGACTCACAAGAACAACAGGTAAAAGTGGGGGAAGAGGGGAAGGTTGGGGTTGGAGAAGAGGTGCAAGTAGTAGAGGACCAGCCGTCCGAACCATCAGATTCTTGTCAAACTGACTCTCGTGTCCTCAACAGCCCCTCCAGCGATTCCCTTGATGCTTTGGAGGAAGATGATTTACTGTtgtgttcctcttcctccagcttcctaAATGTTCCCTCACAAACCTATTCACACATCCACTCTCCTCTTCAACTGAATCCTTATTTTCATAGACATGTCCAGCCTCACCTCCTCGCCCCACCACCAGCTCACTCCCACCCCCTCATCCACTTCACAAGTCAGGACAGGGGAGGAGGACGCTGCAGGAGGTCAGGCGATGGAGCTGATCCTCAACTCATCGCACCTATCTCCACCTCTCAGAACCTTCACCACGCCCAAAAATGTTCAAGTAACCCCTGCTCTGATGAGAGTTCCCTGTGCTTCGCTGAGCTCTCTCGCCTCATGGACTTCTTGCCGAGCCCTCCTGAGGCcagtgaggatgatgaagatgaagaagaggagttgaggaggaggagggatatGTTGAAAGAAATGGACCAGTCAGTGAGAAGAGCAGGGGAAGGAGGAAGTGTAAGTGGGGAGGGTGGTTGTAAAGAATATCCATTGTCCCTTTCCCCATCCTCTGACTCCTCCCACATGGACTTTGTGTTTAACTTCAACCAGAGCGACGCTCGCTGCTACTACAAACTCTGCTCCAGCATCACCCCAGACAGCGCCCGTAGCCTACCCCGCCCCCTATATCATAATGAGGGAGAGGACTGTGAAGAAGTGGAGGGAAATGAGGATAAGGCTgaagagctggagccaatccccaTCCTCCAGCCACCTCCAGGCTTTGGAGACAGCAGCTCTGACGAAGAGTTTTTTGACGCAAGAGATCGCTTCACCTCCCCTGAAGACCCAACCTCAGGGGCCCTGCCAAAAG ATATTTCCACAGAGATGAAGCTGGACTTGCTCAGTACACTCAGCCTCAGTGACATCAGAGTGACACATGGAGACAAAGCTGGAAGAGCAACAGAGGAcaatagaggaggagaggaaaaaggaggaggcagagaaacatTGTTCGAGCTTAGAAAAAGATCTCGCAAGCGTCGCTCCTTCATGGAAACCACTTATACCTCCATGGTGTCATATCCAGAACCAGATCCAGAATCAAAGCAGGACCCTGTTTCCAATGGGCTTCATATAAACCTTTTAGCAGAAGATAGTGATGCCCAGATGTTGAGTTCAGATCCTGAACCTTCAGAGCAAAGCCAGAATCCCAGCCCAactgtctcctctctgactcACTCTGAAGGTGAACCAGCTCAGCTTGAGTCAAAACCCATCCTGTCAAAAGCCTGTTCTCATGGACCTggctctccctctgcctctgggTCCCATGAACCGGCCATAGAGACACAGCCCTCCTCCAGGACCAAGACACAAGAAATGGAGATGGAACCTGACACAATGGAATCCAAATCGGTTACAGATCAGGTGAAGGCTACGTCACCAACTATTACAGTCGTCCGCTGCCGGGTGGATCCAGACGGGAAGGAAAGTGCTGATCGGAGGGGTGATggaaaggaggaaggggagggacaggaggagatgggtgaggggaaagaggaggaagaaaaggaggagacgACAGGTGTGTCCGGGAAGGGGCCTTTCACTTGTCATATGTTTTTGCCGGAGATTGTTAATGAGTTACAGAAGGAGGAAGACATGGGGGAAGAGAAGATAGAAGCAGCGAGAGGGTACAGTTCACAGAGACCACTCGTATGCCCTGATAAACAAGTAGAAGCCAACACACTGCCAAAATATTTGATAGAAGGTAGTAATGGCTTTTTGGGATCTCATCTAACTACACAAGATTTAAACTCAAGTGTAGAGGAATATATGCTTGAAGTTGTGCGTGACATGTCATActcaccaccaccccctccaccttcttctcctctACCTCCACTAGCAGTTTTTCACAAATCCCAAAGTGACTGTTTGGTGAGTGACGAAGACAGAAGCAAAAATGTGGAGACCTCAAGCAAAGCATCTTCTGAGGAGACACCATTTAGCAAACAAAATCACACTAACAAAGCACAATTACATTTACAGGTCACAACCAGTGTTAATGAAGATGAAACTATTGGTGTTGTAAATTCTGCTATGACTACAAGCGATGAAGTTAGCGACAGCACCAATTCTGACAATGTGTTCGATGATGATGAGCTGAGTAATTCTTTAAATTCTAGTTTAAGTGACAAGAAAGATGACTGCAGTTTGGCTTCAAAGCATTGCCTCAGATCTAAGTCTGTCACTGCAGGTAAAGGCGAGTCACAAATGAGGAAAAAGTCTCCAACCAACACTGAAGCTCATACAAGCATTCATTCAGTTAATTCTGATTACACTCGTGCTATAAACTCCATCACAGCAAAGCTTGGAGCTGCAACTAGCATCACATCTCCGACCTTTAATTCAGCTTCTGGATCGCAAAGTGCCGTCAAACATGTAAATGCTTCATACTCAAATCAAAAAGTGGATAAAGCCCAAAGTGGTTCAACCTTGCCAAGTGCTGACGCTAACAACAGTTTAGCTAGTCCTAGCTTTGTGAAGGCGAACACAGACATGATCAATGATCTCTCCAAAGAGCCTCCCTCTCCAACTCACTTCCGCTTCCAGGCCTGTTCCCACAGCATCATGGGCCGCTTATCTGCCTCAACACTTAGGGGTAAGATTCAGAATTTGCCCCTCTATTTATCGCGCTCCCAGGAAACCCTCCACCAGACTGGTGTGGGGAATCGAGCCCAGAGTCCTGCcgaggacagcagcagcaacaatgtTGAGATTGCCATCATAGTTACAGACGTTCATGATGTTACCCAAACTATAGATAGTGAACTGGGCACAATATCAGAATCAGTAGATTCAGACGATTCAGATACAACAGTTACAGGATCAGAGGTGGACGGTGAGTTTTTTGTGGAAACAACTCCAATAAACACTTGTCATTCAGGTTTAGAGGTCAAAGATGTAAACTCTCCATTGCCTGTCCTGACCGAGCCCAAACccaaacaccatcatcagcTCCTGCACAGTATCCAGCACACACCAGGACCAATAACCGAGCCTCCAGCCCCCATTGTGAACAGCTTCCAGAGGGATACTTCAGGCATGACGGTAGACACCCCTGGCCCCATAAAACTCACTCCTGAACAGAACATGGTCACAACCCCAGGTGAAGACAATTCAGGTTATAAAATGAACTATCAGTCAACTTCCTTTCCCCCTCCAATTGTGGTGACCACACAGAATCTAAATAGGGCAGGACTTCCTTTTCATAATCAGTCACAGACAGTAAGACGGACCAGCAGCGACAGGCCCTTGATGGGTCTTTGTAGACCTTCAGAGCAGAGTTCAGACTCAGCAAAAACACTTTCCTCAGGCTGCAGAGTGTTTACGATCTGTGAGGATCCATCTGAGACAAAGACTCCAGCCGAGCTTGGGACTACCGCGCCCTTAAAGTCTGAGTTTGGCTGCAGGTCTGTGCTAACATCTGGATGTGAGTCTGTTGTGGATGGGTTGCAGGTCCCACTGGACACTTGTGGTTGCCCAGTGGTCTATACCAACTGCTTTAGTGGAGGTGACAGCTTTGACGATGAGCTGACTGTCTATGAGTTCTCTTGCCGCACACAGAGCAGTGGTGTGACTCAGACTTCAGGAGCAGTTCTTCCTCTCATGACTTCTCCAACTgttccctcctttctctcctcttcctccatccactctccctcctttccaCGCTcaatcctcttctcctcctctacctctgaGCTcagccctctcctctccccgcTGTCCGACACCTCTGACTGTTTCCCTTCTCAAATGCACAAGGACATCATTAGTCGTTTAGGTCAGCAGCGCCATCTAGAACCCCCTGCGGGTTTTCAAGAACTCCGTGTGGAAGTGGACCAGCTCCTCTCAATTCTAGAGAGTAGCGGTAGTGGCCGATCAGTGGCAGGTCACGGAGGTCGTCACCCCCGGGACACCTGTCCTGCTCACTTTACAGAGAACAAGCGGGTGCTCCAGATGGAGGCCCGGAGTCTGATGTCAAGCTGCCAGAAGGTAGTGGGGATTGGGCAGAGCCCCATGGAAATGCTTCACTCCCTGGGAGACAGCTTCCGAACCCTGGTGAAGTTGGCCAGCATATGCCTGTGGTTCTCTGGTTGCGACAGGTGTGACCGGAGGAATGCGGAGGCAGTTGCCGGGCTGGCAGATGTGGCCCGCTCATTCAGGGACTTCTGTCTGGCAGCAGAACGAGCCAGCAGCAAGCGCAGCTGCCAGGACCTGAGCACCAAGCTGCTCGCCAAACAGTGCACGGCGCTCACCGCATCCGTCTTCTGCTTCACTCAGCTGTTCCGCACCCTCACTGCACTATAA